The nucleotide window TCTAAAAATGTGAAAGATATTGCTGGCAGATTAGACAGAATTAATGATTTAGACAAAGACGGTCTAAAGAATTTATATAAGGACATTATCAAAAATGGCAAGATTTCCGCAAAAGGTGGAGCAGGTCTTGGATTTATTGATATGGCCAGAAAATCGGGCGAAAAACTTCGCTTTGATTTTGAACCCATCAATGATGAGTTCACATTTTTTTCTCTTAAAACGACAATTCCAAGGAAACTAAAATAACTTTTTTACATGAAAATCCTTAATCTAGCCGGAACGGAGGATACACCGAAAGTCATCTTAGATAAAGAAAATGAACTATTCGAAATCTCGGGTAGATCACTTCCTGAAGATTCAGCAGAATTTTTTGCCCCAATTCTTAATTGGATTGAAGAATACGCTGATGACAAAAATGATGAGACAAGATTTCTTTTTAAACTTGAATACTTCAACACTGCTTCTTCTAAATTAATCTTAGATGTATTATCTAAACTTGAAGAAATTGAAGGTGTAACAGTTGTATGGTACTATCATGAAGATGATGAGGACATGCAGGAAGCTGGAGAAGAATTTGAAGAATTAGTTGAATTAGAATTTGAATTCGAAACTTACTAATTCATGGTTTATCACCACCACAAGCACTTGATTTAGAGAAAATAAATCAAGTGTTTTTCATTTACATGCAGAAATAATCATTGCTACACAATATTTTATTATTTAAATGCATTAAATAAATGTATACTTTTTGCTAGATATAGGTTTATTTAGAAGAATTGAATTTCCGTACTATTTGACGGTCATCTATGAGTGAAGAAATATTAAAAGCACTGACGCAACTATTTGCCATAATTTCTACACAAGACGAAGGGCTAACAGAAACTGAAAGAAACTTTGTAATTAAATTTCTTAAACAGGAACTTGAAAAGCGCTCAGTAGAAGAATATATCCAACTTTACGATCAATTAGTAAAGGATGAAGAAGAACGTATTGCGAAACGTAAGGCTAAAGCTGCTAAGAAAAGAGCTGCCAAAGGAGAAGTAGAACAAGCAGATACCCCACTTGCTGACGCTGTTTCTGTCCGTAACTCAGTACGTACACTTTCTATTTGTAGAAAAATCAACAAAACGCTAGACCAAAAGCAGAAAACCATTGTGATGGTAAAACTGCTAGAAGTTGTAGCATCAGATAAATCATATACACCTCAGCGTATGGATATTATCCATACAGTTGCTGATGTATTTAATATCCCATCAAACGAATACAAATTATTAGAGCGTTTCATTATTGAACAGCATTCTTCTAAAATTGATAATGAAGACATTCTAATATTTGATGATGAAATGCCTCCAGAAGGATCAAAAATCAAATTTATTGATTCAGGTCTATTAGACGGAGAAATCATTTTCATCAGAATGAAAAGTGTTTCATTGTATTTCACTAAATACACTGGAAACGAAATGGTTTATCTTAACGGTCAACCAGTTCAAGCACATAATGTCTATTTATTTAGCCCTGGTAGTATTTTCAAAACACCGAAAGGTGCACCACTTTACTACTCAGATTTAGTAAATAAATACAACTCTGATGAAATTGGCGGAAACATTTCATTTGTTGTTGAAGACCTTGAATTTAAATTCCCTAATGGTCAATTAGGCTTAAGAGATATCAATTTCGGTGAAAATACTGGTCAATTAATTGGTATTATGGGTGCTTCAGGTGCAGGTAAAACTACTTTACTAAATGTACTTGCAGGTTTAGAAAAGCCATCTCAAGGTGAAGTAAGAATTAATGGATATAATATCCATACAGAAAAAGATAAAATAGAAGGTGTTATTGGTTATATCGCTCAAGATGACCTTCTTATCGAAGAGCTTACCGTTTTCCAAAACTTATACTACAATGCAAAGCTCTGTTTTAAAGATATGAACGAAGAAGAACTTACTTCAAAAGTAAATGAAGTTCTTCAAAGTTTAGGTCTTGACAGAATTGCAAACCTAGTTGTTGGTAATGTTCTTAATAAAAAGATTTCTGGTGGTCAACGTAAACGTCTAAACATTGCTTTAGAATTAATTCGTGAACCAGCAGTAATGTTTGTTGATGAACCAACATCAGGTTTATCATCAAGAGATTCAGAAAACGTAATTGACCTTTTAAAAGAACTTTCATTAAAAGGTAAATTAATTTTCGTTGTAATTCACCAGCCTTCTTCAGATATCTATAAGATGTTTGATAAAATGTGGTTACTAGACACTGGTGGATATCCTGTCTTCTATGGCAACCCTATTGAAGCGATTACACACTTTAAAGGTGCAGCTGGACAAGTAGACAGTGATCAAGGACAATGTAATACCTGTGGTAACGTCAACCCAGAACAACTTTTCAATATAATTGAAGCTCAAGTTGTGGATGAATACGGTGAATTTACCAATAAGCGTAAAGCTACACCAGAAGACTGGCACAGAGTATATAAAGATACTTTCACTAAACCTGAAGTTGAAGAAGTACATGTAGATCCGCCGAAAACATTGAATATTCCTTCGATGTTTAAACAAACGGTCATCTTTACAATACGTGACTTCTTAGCTAAATTCAGTAATAAGCAATATTTATCCATCAACCTTTTAGAAGCTCCTTTCTTGGCCCTTCTACTTTCATGGGTAATTTATTACATCAAAGATGGTGATGGTGAATATGTTTTCAGACACAATGAGAATGTACCTCCATATATCCTAATTGCTATTTTAGTAGCATTATTTATGGGTATGACGGTGAGTGCTGAGGAAATCATAAAAGATAGAAAGATCAAGAAAAGGGAATCCTTCCTAAACTTGAGTCGAAGTAGTTACCTCTACTCAAAACTTTTAATTCTATTTGGCTTCTCTGCAG belongs to Flammeovirga agarivorans and includes:
- a CDS encoding DUF1987 domain-containing protein; translated protein: MKILNLAGTEDTPKVILDKENELFEISGRSLPEDSAEFFAPILNWIEEYADDKNDETRFLFKLEYFNTASSKLILDVLSKLEEIEGVTVVWYYHEDDEDMQEAGEEFEELVELEFEFETY
- a CDS encoding ATP-binding cassette domain-containing protein: MSEEILKALTQLFAIISTQDEGLTETERNFVIKFLKQELEKRSVEEYIQLYDQLVKDEEERIAKRKAKAAKKRAAKGEVEQADTPLADAVSVRNSVRTLSICRKINKTLDQKQKTIVMVKLLEVVASDKSYTPQRMDIIHTVADVFNIPSNEYKLLERFIIEQHSSKIDNEDILIFDDEMPPEGSKIKFIDSGLLDGEIIFIRMKSVSLYFTKYTGNEMVYLNGQPVQAHNVYLFSPGSIFKTPKGAPLYYSDLVNKYNSDEIGGNISFVVEDLEFKFPNGQLGLRDINFGENTGQLIGIMGASGAGKTTLLNVLAGLEKPSQGEVRINGYNIHTEKDKIEGVIGYIAQDDLLIEELTVFQNLYYNAKLCFKDMNEEELTSKVNEVLQSLGLDRIANLVVGNVLNKKISGGQRKRLNIALELIREPAVMFVDEPTSGLSSRDSENVIDLLKELSLKGKLIFVVIHQPSSDIYKMFDKMWLLDTGGYPVFYGNPIEAITHFKGAAGQVDSDQGQCNTCGNVNPEQLFNIIEAQVVDEYGEFTNKRKATPEDWHRVYKDTFTKPEVEEVHVDPPKTLNIPSMFKQTVIFTIRDFLAKFSNKQYLSINLLEAPFLALLLSWVIYYIKDGDGEYVFRHNENVPPYILIAILVALFMGMTVSAEEIIKDRKIKKRESFLNLSRSSYLYSKLLILFGFSAVQTLTFVFIGNTILEIHDMTWQYWLVLFTVSCHANLIGLNISSAFNSAITVYILIPILLIPQMILSGLIFDFSKLNNTISQHGKTPLIADIMASRWAYEGLSVEQFKNNKFEKPFFDIDMVLSQSNYKSAYWEPRMEEILFSAQMNSKNTNDSTGLILANDILTLQNEINSDEYFSTHEDKKNEALAFLSDGKVSSQEGNQLRKILYESSIFYNDKLIKAEEERDKRIYAMKKEVGDSFNLSEARDLYYNDQLEIFVKNKNVLNRTVVDHNRIIQLIDPIFYVKENTSGPLDYRTHLFAPKKKVFGTYIDTFTFNVLMIWMMSVLLYFSLYFEWLKKIIEGTESIVSKIFSKEQ